CCGAGGCGGGACGTTCGACGACCTCGCCGGCGGCGATCTGGTTCGCCACCAGGTCACTGAGGATGCGGATGCGGCCCATAAACACGATTGTATGGCGGGAATCGCTGCGGAAAACGCGGCGCAAATCGATCTCATCTTACAGAACAGGAGGAGATCATGATTCGCAAACTGAAGACAGGAGAGTTTCGGATTTACTCCCGTCACGTTGACAGGAAGACAGGAAAGCGCAGAAACCTGGGGCATTTTCAACGCGCGAAAAAGCGGAGCGACACGAGCGGGCGATTCAGTACTTCAAGCACAACTGAGATAAACGGTCGGGGGAAAGAGCATAATGTTTTTGTGCCCTTTTACTGCTATCTCATAGTTACCGGCGGAATCGTCTTGTGGCTGATCCCGTTTGTGCGAGCGAAATGGGGAGACAGTTCAGTGCTGATCCGGGACAACCGTTCGCGGTGGGGCCTACTGCTCGAATGCGTTGGCATGACTCTTATGTTGCTGAACCCGTTCTGGAGCTTTACACCTCCACCGTGGCGCGTAGCTGCCTCGCTTCTTTGCTTCGTTCTGGCAAACGCCTTCTCATGGACCTCAGCGCGCGCGCTTGGCGAAAATCTTCGCTTCGATGCCGCTATCGGGACAAGGCATGAGTTGGTGCGGCATGGGCCATATGCCATCGTTCGCCATCCTATCTATACGTCGTTCCTCTGCGTCGCATGGGGCATCGGATTGATGGCCACACCGCCCGTACTCTTCGCTGTGGCAACGATTGTCTTTCTGGCAGGAACAGAGATTCGTGTGCGGATCGAGGATCGTCTGCTGGAAGAGCACTTTGGCGATCAGGCACGGCAGTTCCGTCGCTCCACCAGCGCCTATATTCCGTTCCTGCGCTAAGCCGACGTGGATATACCAATCCGAACCACTGGCGCGGCGACAAACTGTCCCCGGCCAAACGCCTTCGCGTGGAAATTCTCTCCTAATAGCTGCAAAAACAGAGCATAAATCATGCTCTATCAGCGCACCCTATTTTTCCAGTGGTCAAACCTCTTCTATTTTCTGTATGCTTTCGCCGCAGTCCAAAATACATGGAGGAACGCGATGGGAGCTCAGGATACGAGCCGCCGGGATTTTGTAAAAATGGGTGCCGCGGTGGCAGGAACAGTCGCAACGTGGAACGCAACAAGCTACGCAAAGATTGTAGGGGCCAACGACCGGGTACGGACTGCGGTGGTGGGGTGCGGCGACCGCATGAAGGGCGCTCTGATTCCCTCCTTTTTGCAGCACTCCAAAGAGATGAACTTCGAGTTTGTGGCGATCTCCGACCTCTGGAGCCACCGCCGCGAAGAGGGCGTCGCCTACATCGAGAAAAAGGGTGGGCCGAAGGTCGACACCGTTCGGAACAACGACGAGTTGTACGCCCGCAAGGACGTCGATGCCGTGCTGATCGCGACAGCCGACTTCCAGCACGCCAAGCATGGCGTCGAAGCCGTGAAGGCCGGACGTGACGCCTACGTGGAAAAGCCGCTCGCGCACTCGATGAAGGACGCGCTGGCCATCCGCGACACCGTGCACGCCAATAAGCAGATTGTGCAGATCGGCACACAGCGCCGCTCCACGCCGAGCTATCAGAAGGCCTTCGAGTACATCAAGTCGGGCAAGTTCGGCGACATCAACATGGTCGAGATGACGTGGAACGTCAACCAGCCCGGGCGCTGGCGCCGTCCCAACGTTGTGCCGTTGCTGAAGGAGCAGGACACGGACTGGAAGCGCTATCTGATGGACCAGCCTTACGAGCCGTTCGACGCGAGAAAGTATCTCGAGTTCCGCCTCTTCTGGCCGTACTCCTCGGGGATTCCCGACCAGTGGCTGGTGCACCAGATCGACACCGTGCACTGGTTCTCGGGCTATCCGAACCCGCGCAGCGTGGTCGCCAACGGCGGCATCTACCAGTGGCACGACGGCCGGCGCAACTGGGACACGTTGACGGCTGTCTTCGACTACGGCCCGGAGGACGATCCGACGAAGGGTTTCCAGGTGCTCTACTCGTCGCGTCAGACCAACTCGGCCGGCGGCGTCAAGGAGATCTACTACTCCAACGGCGGCTCGCTCGACATGGACAAGCAGGTGGTGAACTCCACCGGCGGACTGACGGCGAAGGCTGCTGCCGAGATGGGCATGAAGGCCAACCTGCTGGGTCAGTTCTCGCTCGGCCAGGCGGAGGAGGTCTCAACCGCCGCGAACACCGGAGCAGACAACCAGACCTCGGCCAACATGCGCAACTGGATGGACTGCGTGCGTTCGCGCAAGCAGCCCAATGCCAATGTGGACGCGGGCTACAGCCATTCGGTTGCGCTGTGCATGTGCATCGCCGCAATGCAGACCGGGCAGAAGATCACCTTCAACCAGAAGACGCAGCAGATTATGGCCGGAGGCAAGGTGCATGCATAAGCTGCTTCTGGGCTCTGTGCTGGTGATGAGCGGCTTGCAGGTGGCTGCGGCAGCATCAAAGGTCGAGGTCAAGACCGATGAGGCGAAGCAGCGCGTCGATGTCACCATCGACGGCAAGCCCTTCACCGCCTACGTGTGGCCGAACACGCTGAAGAAGCCGGTGCTCTTCCCGCTGGTGGCCGCCGACGGCGTAACCGTGACGCGCGGATATCCGCTCGCTCCCCGTGAGACGGAGCGGGTGGACCATCCGCACCACGCGGGCTTGTGGTTCAACTACGGCAACGCCAACGGCTTCGACTTCTGGAACAACTCCGACGCCATCAAGCCCGAGCAACGGGCGAAGATGGGGACGATCCATCACGAGAAGATCGTCTCCGCCAGGAGCGGTGCAAAGGGCGAGTTGGTGACTGACTCTGTTTGGGAGACTGGTGCTGGTCAGAAGATCTTCAACCAACGGACGAAGTATGTCTTCTCGCAGCAGGGCGACGCGCGCACCATCGATATGACCGTCACCCTGACCGCGCTCGACAAGGTGGTCTTCCACGACGACAAGGAGGGCGTGCTGGGCATTCGCGTAGCGCACTTTCTTGAGTCGGCTACAGAAAAGGGCGGCATGTTCGCGGATGCAAGCGGGCGGCCGACCAAGGTCGAAGGGAATACCGCCGGGGCGACGGGCGTCTACCTGACAAGCGAAGGCAAGCAGGGCGACGCCGTCTGGTCGACACGCGGCAAGTGGTGCAAGCTCACCGGCACCACTACCGACGGCCACACGGAGACCATCGCGATCTTCGACCGCACCGGCAATCCCAACTACCCCACGTACTGGCACGCGCGCGGCTACGGTCTGTTTGCGGCGAATCCGCTGGGGCAGAAGATCTTCGACGCGAAGCAGCCGCAACTGGACTACACGGTTGAGAAGGGCAAGTCCGTAACCTTCCGCTACCGCATCACCATCTCATCGCACGATGTGACCGCCGATGAGATGAACAAGGCTTCGAATGCGTTTGAAGCGCAGGTGAAGTAGTCCTCACACCAAAGCCAGCACAACAGAAAAGCCGCCTCAAACCGAGGCGGCTTTTCTGCGAAATCCATCAACTCACTTCCGTTTCTTCACCGCTTTCTTCGCTGCTTTTTCTTCGTAGACGGTTTCCTCGGAGACCTCGAGGGCGTGTCCGTCTCGCGATCGCCGATCATGTGCAGGCGCATAAAGTTTGTAGCGCCGGAGCGGGTCCTGGTGCCTGCGACGATGCCGACGATCTGATGCTCGCTCACCTGTCCATGCTCTTCCAGCAGGTCCTCCGCCATGTTTACAAGCGTGTCCGTGTCGTGGAACCTGCCGCAGAGCAACGGATACGTTCCCCACAGCAGCATGGACCGATTAATCACCTTCTCAAAGGGAGACAGGGCAAAGATCGGTGGATCGGGGCGGTACTTCGAGAGCAGACGCGCCGTTGCGCCGCTCTCCGTGAAGATGGCGATCGCCGCCAGTTCGAGGTCCTCGGCGGAGTGCGCCATGCACTCGCAGATCGTCTCGGCGACCGAGAGACGCACTCCCCGCTGATGCCGCCGAGTGTCGGGAGGATCGATGCGGATCTGCTCTTCGGTCTCGGTCACGATCTTGGCCATCATGGCGACTGCCTCGACAGGATATTTTCCCGCAGCGCTCTCCGCCGAAAGCATCACCGCATCCGTTCCGTCGTACACAGCATTGGCGACGTCCGATGCCTCTGCTCGCGTAGGACGCGGATTCTCAATCATCGATTCGAGCATCTGCGTCGCCGTGATGACCGGCTTGCGATACTCCGCCGCGCGGCGAATGATGTGTTTCTGGATCGCGGGGACCTTCTCCGGCGGCACCTCGACACCCAGGTCGCCGCGAGCCACCATGATGGCGTCGGTCACCTCGAGGATAGAGTCGAGATGCTCGATCGCCTGCGGCTTCTCCAGCTTCGCAATAATCCAGGCGTCGGAGTTCAGCGCCGCAAGGCGGTTCTTCACGTGGCGGATATCGTCCGCAGTACGTACAAATGAGACCGCAACAGTGTCCACTCCCGCACCGACGGCAAAGACAAGGTCCTCCTCGTCCTTTTCAGTAAGCGACGGGACCTTGACCGGAATTCCCGGAAGATTGATGCCCTTGTTCTCGCCCAGCATTCCGCCGTTGATGATCTTGCACACCACATCGCCACCGTTTACATGGTCGACGTGCAGCTCGATCAGGCCATCGGAGAGCAGAATCCGCGAGCCCGGCTCAAGGTTCTCCGCCAGCGTGGTAAACGTCGTCCCCACCATTGATGCGGTACCGGCGATCTCGCGCGGCGTGATGATGAGCTGTTTGCCAGCGACCAACTGCACTGGCTTGTGGTCCTTCAGCTTGCCGGTACGGATCTTTGGCCCTTGCAGGTCGGCGAGGATGCAGATCGGCTTCCCTTCCTCCCGCGAAACCTGCCTGACCATCTTGATTAGTTCAGCCTTTTGCGCGTGCGAGCCGTGCGAGAAGTTCAAACGGGCTACGTCCAGGCCGGCGCGCACAAGCTGGCGAAAGACTTCAATCGAGCTGGATGCCGGCCCAAGGGTCCCGACGATCTTGGCGCGACGGGCGCGGCCGTTTCCACTTGCAAGCGTGTCAAGAAAGGCTGATTTCACCGAGGTCGTCATAGC
This region of Acidobacteriota bacterium genomic DNA includes:
- a CDS encoding isoprenylcysteine carboxylmethyltransferase family protein; its protein translation is MTLMLLNPFWSFTPPPWRVAASLLCFVLANAFSWTSARALGENLRFDAAIGTRHELVRHGPYAIVRHPIYTSFLCVAWGIGLMATPPVLFAVATIVFLAGTEIRVRIEDRLLEEHFGDQARQFRRSTSAYIPFLR
- a CDS encoding Gfo/Idh/MocA family oxidoreductase translates to MGAQDTSRRDFVKMGAAVAGTVATWNATSYAKIVGANDRVRTAVVGCGDRMKGALIPSFLQHSKEMNFEFVAISDLWSHRREEGVAYIEKKGGPKVDTVRNNDELYARKDVDAVLIATADFQHAKHGVEAVKAGRDAYVEKPLAHSMKDALAIRDTVHANKQIVQIGTQRRSTPSYQKAFEYIKSGKFGDINMVEMTWNVNQPGRWRRPNVVPLLKEQDTDWKRYLMDQPYEPFDARKYLEFRLFWPYSSGIPDQWLVHQIDTVHWFSGYPNPRSVVANGGIYQWHDGRRNWDTLTAVFDYGPEDDPTKGFQVLYSSRQTNSAGGVKEIYYSNGGSLDMDKQVVNSTGGLTAKAAAEMGMKANLLGQFSLGQAEEVSTAANTGADNQTSANMRNWMDCVRSRKQPNANVDAGYSHSVALCMCIAAMQTGQKITFNQKTQQIMAGGKVHA
- a CDS encoding PmoA family protein, with amino-acid sequence MHKLLLGSVLVMSGLQVAAAASKVEVKTDEAKQRVDVTIDGKPFTAYVWPNTLKKPVLFPLVAADGVTVTRGYPLAPRETERVDHPHHAGLWFNYGNANGFDFWNNSDAIKPEQRAKMGTIHHEKIVSARSGAKGELVTDSVWETGAGQKIFNQRTKYVFSQQGDARTIDMTVTLTALDKVVFHDDKEGVLGIRVAHFLESATEKGGMFADASGRPTKVEGNTAGATGVYLTSEGKQGDAVWSTRGKWCKLTGTTTDGHTETIAIFDRTGNPNYPTYWHARGYGLFAANPLGQKIFDAKQPQLDYTVEKGKSVTFRYRITISSHDVTADEMNKASNAFEAQVK
- the pyk gene encoding pyruvate kinase, yielding MTTSVKSAFLDTLASGNGRARRAKIVGTLGPASSSIEVFRQLVRAGLDVARLNFSHGSHAQKAELIKMVRQVSREEGKPICILADLQGPKIRTGKLKDHKPVQLVAGKQLIITPREIAGTASMVGTTFTTLAENLEPGSRILLSDGLIELHVDHVNGGDVVCKIINGGMLGENKGINLPGIPVKVPSLTEKDEEDLVFAVGAGVDTVAVSFVRTADDIRHVKNRLAALNSDAWIIAKLEKPQAIEHLDSILEVTDAIMVARGDLGVEVPPEKVPAIQKHIIRRAAEYRKPVITATQMLESMIENPRPTRAEASDVANAVYDGTDAVMLSAESAAGKYPVEAVAMMAKIVTETEEQIRIDPPDTRRHQRGVRLSVAETICECMAHSAEDLELAAIAIFTESGATARLLSKYRPDPPIFALSPFEKVINRSMLLWGTYPLLCGRFHDTDTLVNMAEDLLEEHGQVSEHQIVGIVAGTRTRSGATNFMRLHMIGDRETDTPSRSPRKPSTKKKQRRKR